Proteins co-encoded in one Acidobacteriota bacterium genomic window:
- the topA gene encoding type I DNA topoisomerase: MAKSLVIVESPAKAKTIGKYLGSDYTVEASIGHIMDLPKNDIGVELKKRTFEPTLIVSPGKEKVVDRLKKLAAKADAVYLAPDPDREGEAIAAHLSMQLLPVVKDKSKVRRVTFNEITKKAVNAAFAHARDVDENLVDAQQTRRVLDRLVGYQISPLLWDKVRRGLSAGRVQTVALRLIVEREQEINDFKPVEYWTIDADLLPGGKQGFTARFVGVNGVPSRVANGVDADGKELFIANALPDGDAVEEVVGELKQASWKVRSVDKKERKNNPKAPYTTSKLQQDAAGRLGFNVRRTMGVAQRLYEGVEIGSEGTVGLITYMRTDSTRVSPDAIAEAREFIGKLGGQYLPAKPNEYVGKKQVQAQDAHEAIRPTSVKFTPESIRRYLSDEQYRLYKLIWQRFVSSQMTPAIFDQTTVEIEAKAKLTYDFRVSGSVLKFDGHLKFEEEEKRARAAAKEKVAKEEKLAQGDADAENEDEAERRLPELAAGEALRLEKLDSQQKFTQPPPRYNEASLVKTLEEKGIGRPSTYASIINTIQDRDYVKKIGAKFVPTEIGIVVTKLLVKNFPYIFDTLYTATLEGELDAVEEGQERWTDLLNGFYDHFEKELKVAEKHMEDIKRMEEPTKETCDKCGSPLILKWGKFGSFYSCSNFSKTKPMTVAAGPWKKDKKAVLKKITSALTYPMTVKATTDDMIDFSAEAADAKALTTAIEEAQEKGKKVTVETFSCDFTKENYAAKPDLSAPGADEAPEEEACDNCGRTMVLRNGPWGPFMSCPGYNDDPPCKTIRKLSQKVQQKPPVQLEESCPKCGKPLLLRNGQYGEFISCSGYPKCKYIKQELLDVKCPKDGGDIAVRKTKRGDTFYGCVNYPKCDFASNLKLIDETCPKCESAYLLEVSNDKGTFWVCPNNLADLPKRRKKKGEDEPAATVPPCTYKKKVAAPAPVETLSRPDPEKTRPVVESVA; encoded by the coding sequence ATGGCTAAGTCATTAGTGATCGTGGAGTCGCCGGCGAAGGCGAAGACGATCGGAAAATATCTCGGCAGCGATTACACGGTGGAGGCCTCGATCGGCCACATCATGGATCTGCCCAAAAACGACATCGGCGTGGAGCTGAAGAAGCGGACCTTCGAGCCGACGCTGATCGTCTCTCCTGGAAAGGAGAAGGTCGTCGACCGCCTGAAGAAGCTGGCGGCGAAGGCCGATGCGGTTTACCTGGCGCCTGACCCCGACCGCGAGGGCGAGGCGATCGCCGCGCATCTTTCGATGCAACTGCTGCCGGTGGTGAAGGACAAGTCGAAGGTGCGGCGCGTGACCTTCAACGAGATTACGAAGAAGGCTGTGAATGCGGCCTTCGCCCATGCCCGCGACGTCGACGAGAACCTGGTCGATGCGCAGCAGACGCGGCGTGTGCTGGACCGGCTGGTGGGCTACCAGATCTCTCCGTTGCTATGGGACAAGGTGCGCCGCGGTTTGAGCGCGGGACGTGTGCAGACGGTGGCGCTACGGCTGATCGTCGAGCGCGAGCAGGAGATCAACGATTTCAAGCCGGTGGAGTACTGGACGATCGACGCCGATCTTCTGCCCGGCGGTAAGCAGGGATTTACAGCGAGGTTTGTCGGCGTGAATGGCGTTCCTTCGCGTGTGGCGAATGGCGTTGATGCGGACGGCAAGGAGTTGTTCATTGCGAATGCGCTTCCCGATGGAGACGCCGTCGAAGAGGTTGTCGGCGAGCTGAAGCAGGCTTCCTGGAAGGTCCGCTCGGTCGACAAGAAGGAGCGGAAAAACAATCCAAAGGCCCCTTACACGACGAGCAAGCTGCAGCAGGATGCGGCGGGACGGCTGGGCTTCAATGTGCGCCGCACGATGGGCGTGGCGCAGCGTTTGTATGAGGGCGTCGAGATCGGGAGCGAGGGAACGGTCGGCCTGATTACGTACATGCGTACCGACTCGACCCGCGTGAGTCCGGATGCGATTGCGGAGGCGCGTGAGTTTATCGGCAAGCTGGGCGGGCAGTATCTGCCGGCGAAGCCGAATGAGTACGTGGGCAAGAAGCAGGTCCAGGCGCAGGATGCGCACGAGGCGATCCGCCCGACGTCGGTGAAGTTCACGCCGGAGTCGATCCGCAGGTATCTCTCGGACGAACAGTATCGTTTGTACAAGCTGATCTGGCAGCGGTTTGTCTCGAGCCAGATGACTCCGGCGATCTTCGACCAGACGACGGTGGAGATCGAGGCGAAGGCGAAGCTGACGTATGACTTCCGTGTGAGCGGGAGCGTGCTGAAGTTCGACGGTCATCTGAAGTTCGAGGAAGAAGAGAAGCGCGCTCGCGCCGCGGCGAAGGAGAAGGTTGCGAAGGAAGAGAAGCTGGCGCAGGGCGACGCCGATGCGGAGAACGAAGACGAGGCGGAGCGTCGTCTGCCGGAGCTTGCCGCGGGCGAGGCGTTGCGGCTCGAGAAGCTGGATTCGCAGCAGAAGTTCACGCAGCCTCCGCCGCGCTACAACGAAGCCAGCCTGGTGAAGACGCTCGAGGAGAAGGGCATTGGCCGGCCTTCGACATATGCGTCCATCATTAATACGATCCAGGACCGCGACTATGTGAAGAAGATCGGCGCGAAGTTCGTTCCGACTGAGATCGGCATCGTTGTGACAAAGTTGCTGGTCAAGAACTTTCCGTACATCTTCGACACGCTGTATACGGCGACGCTCGAGGGCGAGCTGGACGCCGTGGAAGAGGGCCAGGAGCGGTGGACGGACCTGCTGAATGGCTTCTACGACCACTTCGAGAAGGAGCTCAAGGTCGCCGAGAAGCACATGGAAGACATCAAGCGGATGGAGGAGCCGACCAAGGAGACCTGCGACAAGTGCGGCTCGCCGCTGATCCTGAAGTGGGGCAAGTTCGGCAGCTTCTACTCGTGCTCGAACTTCTCGAAGACGAAGCCGATGACGGTTGCGGCTGGTCCGTGGAAGAAGGACAAGAAGGCGGTGCTCAAGAAGATCACCTCTGCGCTGACCTACCCGATGACGGTGAAGGCGACGACCGACGACATGATCGACTTCTCGGCGGAGGCAGCGGATGCAAAGGCGCTGACCACGGCGATCGAAGAGGCGCAGGAGAAGGGCAAGAAGGTGACGGTGGAGACCTTCAGCTGCGACTTCACGAAGGAGAACTACGCCGCCAAGCCCGACCTGAGCGCTCCGGGCGCGGATGAGGCGCCGGAGGAAGAGGCCTGCGACAACTGCGGCCGCACGATGGTGCTGCGCAACGGTCCGTGGGGGCCGTTCATGTCGTGTCCCGGCTACAACGACGATCCGCCGTGCAAGACGATTCGCAAGTTGAGCCAGAAGGTGCAGCAGAAGCCGCCGGTGCAGCTTGAGGAATCCTGCCCGAAGTGCGGCAAGCCGTTGCTGCTGCGCAATGGGCAGTATGGCGAGTTCATCAGCTGTAGCGGCTATCCGAAGTGCAAGTACATCAAGCAGGAATTGCTGGACGTGAAGTGTCCGAAGGATGGCGGCGACATCGCCGTGCGCAAGACCAAGCGCGGAGACACGTTCTACGGTTGCGTGAACTATCCGAAGTGCGACTTTGCCTCGAACCTGAAGCTGATCGATGAGACGTGCCCGAAGTGCGAGAGCGCGTACCTGCTTGAGGTGTCGAACGACAAGGGAACGTTCTGGGTGTGCCCGAACAATCTGGCGGACCTGCCGAAGCGGCGGAAGAAGAAGGGAGAGGACGAACCGGCGGCGACGGTGCCTCCCTGCACGTACAAGAAGAAGGTGGCGGCACCGGCTCCGGTGGAGACGCTGAGCCGTCCCGACCCGGAGAAGACTCGACCTGTAGTAGAAAGCGTAGCGTAA
- a CDS encoding DUF427 domain-containing protein: MAKAVWNGQTLAESDTFETVEGNVYFPDETVKREFLRPSSTTSSCPWKGLARYYTVVVDGQENQDAAWYYPDPKPAARNVKHHIAFWRGVEVTK; this comes from the coding sequence ATGGCGAAAGCAGTTTGGAACGGTCAGACCCTGGCAGAGAGCGATACATTCGAGACCGTAGAAGGCAATGTTTACTTTCCCGATGAGACGGTAAAGCGGGAGTTTCTGCGACCCAGTTCGACGACCTCAAGCTGCCCGTGGAAGGGGCTGGCACGCTACTACACGGTTGTGGTTGACGGGCAGGAGAACCAGGATGCAGCCTGGTACTATCCTGACCCTAAGCCGGCTGCGCGGAATGTGAAGCACCATATCGCCTTCTGGCGTGGTGTTGAAGTCACCAAATAA
- a CDS encoding DUF2393 family protein — protein MSDFSNRPENVERPSEQGGTPVEFKAPVFSPQEAEKGPGMPLSAWVIAGAVVLVVLAGIVFAGRRKSPEIKGIQPPAAYASSLPLSNLEMSESTSLSGGKSTFIDGRIRNTGTSTVTGIIVQVLFRNEEQMPPQIETLPLTLIRTREPYVDTQPVSAAPLRSGDEREFRLIFESIPANWNMQMPEIHIVKVDTK, from the coding sequence ATGAGCGATTTCAGCAACAGACCCGAAAACGTGGAACGGCCATCGGAGCAGGGTGGAACCCCAGTCGAGTTCAAAGCTCCGGTATTTTCTCCGCAGGAGGCGGAGAAGGGTCCGGGCATGCCTCTTTCTGCATGGGTTATTGCGGGTGCAGTGGTTCTGGTGGTTCTGGCAGGGATCGTGTTTGCGGGAAGACGCAAATCGCCGGAGATCAAAGGTATCCAGCCGCCGGCGGCCTATGCGTCGAGCCTCCCGCTGTCGAACCTGGAGATGAGTGAGTCGACGAGTCTCTCGGGCGGGAAGTCGACCTTTATCGACGGGCGGATTCGCAATACAGGTACTTCGACGGTGACGGGAATTATCGTCCAGGTGCTGTTCCGGAATGAGGAACAGATGCCGCCGCAGATAGAGACGCTGCCGCTAACGCTGATTCGCACTCGTGAGCCTTACGTGGACACTCAGCCGGTAAGCGCTGCACCCTTGCGATCGGGCGATGAGCGGGAGTTTCGACTGATCTTTGAGTCGATTCCGGCAAACTGGAATATGCAGATGCCGGAAATCCACATCGTCAAGGTCGATACGAAATAA
- a CDS encoding OmpA family protein has protein sequence MTKSGYKFGLSVVVLGTTMGMSALAQSATQSDATTPAAAPASHNQINIDDKSTYATGQPLETQSKEGFWGHLNPLARKKWVHRQVDPVKDRVNELDQLQAKNANDIRDVDSRATAGINKAQSAAQLADQHAMDAANRANSAQTTATTASNRATSLNTTVGNLDQYQEVAATSVKFASGRTSLGPKAKSDLDDMATKFANEKGYIIEVQGYSRSGVGTSQAMADSVVRYLVTEHQVPVYRIYKTGLGKNTVKPAEGEVALNNGVRVTLLHNSLATMDSSSASVAAPTTPQTSRTGVSAPPEANQ, from the coding sequence ATGACAAAATCCGGATACAAATTTGGTCTTTCCGTTGTAGTACTCGGCACCACCATGGGAATGAGCGCTTTGGCTCAGTCCGCTACCCAGAGCGACGCGACAACCCCGGCTGCGGCCCCGGCGAGTCACAACCAGATCAACATTGACGACAAGTCCACCTATGCAACCGGCCAGCCGCTGGAGACGCAGTCCAAGGAAGGCTTCTGGGGTCATCTGAACCCTCTTGCCCGCAAGAAGTGGGTACACAGGCAGGTTGATCCGGTCAAGGATCGCGTCAACGAGCTCGACCAGCTCCAGGCCAAGAATGCAAACGATATTCGCGATGTAGACTCGCGCGCAACCGCCGGAATCAACAAGGCGCAGAGCGCGGCCCAACTCGCCGACCAGCACGCGATGGACGCGGCAAACCGCGCCAACTCAGCGCAGACTACAGCAACCACAGCCAGCAACCGCGCGACCTCGCTGAACACGACGGTCGGCAACCTCGACCAGTACCAGGAAGTGGCTGCGACCTCGGTGAAGTTTGCCTCCGGTCGCACCAGCCTGGGCCCCAAGGCGAAGTCTGATCTTGACGATATGGCCACCAAGTTCGCAAACGAGAAGGGCTACATCATCGAGGTTCAGGGCTACAGCCGTTCGGGCGTGGGTACGTCGCAGGCGATGGCCGACTCGGTGGTTCGCTATCTCGTCACCGAGCACCAGGTTCCGGTCTATCGCATCTACAAGACCGGTCTGGGAAAGAACACAGTCAAGCCGGCTGAGGGCGAAGTTGCTCTCAACAACGGTGTACGCGTGACCCTGCTGCACAACAGCCTGGCCACGATGGATTCAAGCTCGGCGTCGGTTGCAGCTCCGACGACCCCACAGACCTCCCGTACGGGAGTTAGCGCACCACCAGAGGCTAACCAGTAG
- the kdsA gene encoding 3-deoxy-8-phosphooctulonate synthase, giving the protein MTNPFEISRGGIQVGHGKLFLIAGPCVIESEQHARGMADAIQRIASDLGVPYIFKASYDKANRTSIHSFRGPGLAEGTRILRAIADVTGLPVLTDVHTAEDCARVAEAVDVLQIPAFLCRQTGLLIAAAEAAAQHGRAINIKKGQFVAPADMRHAVEKVRESGCPRVSLTERGASFGYNNLVVDMRALPIMRGFAPVVFDGTHSVQTPSAANGVSGGQPEFIPVLARAAVAAGVDGIFLEVHDDPQRAKSDGANALHLNRLRGDLETLLAIHETVKGINP; this is encoded by the coding sequence GTGACGAATCCCTTTGAAATCTCCCGCGGCGGCATCCAGGTCGGTCACGGCAAGCTCTTCCTCATCGCCGGCCCCTGCGTCATCGAATCGGAACAGCACGCCCGCGGCATGGCCGACGCGATCCAGCGCATCGCCTCCGATCTTGGCGTGCCTTACATCTTCAAGGCCAGCTACGACAAGGCCAACCGCACCTCGATCCACAGCTTCCGCGGGCCCGGCCTCGCCGAAGGAACGCGCATCCTTCGCGCCATCGCTGATGTAACAGGCCTCCCTGTTCTCACCGACGTCCACACGGCAGAGGACTGCGCCCGCGTCGCCGAGGCCGTCGACGTGTTGCAGATCCCGGCCTTCCTCTGCCGCCAGACCGGCCTGCTGATCGCCGCTGCCGAAGCCGCAGCGCAACACGGCCGTGCCATCAATATCAAGAAAGGCCAGTTCGTCGCCCCGGCCGACATGCGCCACGCCGTCGAGAAGGTCCGCGAAAGCGGCTGCCCGCGCGTCTCCCTCACCGAGCGCGGAGCCAGCTTCGGCTACAACAACCTCGTCGTCGACATGCGCGCGCTGCCCATCATGCGCGGCTTCGCTCCTGTCGTCTTCGACGGAACACACTCCGTGCAGACACCTTCCGCCGCCAATGGTGTCTCCGGCGGACAACCGGAGTTCATCCCCGTCCTCGCCCGCGCCGCCGTTGCCGCCGGTGTTGATGGCATCTTCCTCGAGGTCCACGATGACCCCCAGCGCGCCAAATCCGACGGAGCCAACGCTCTCCACCTGAATCGCCTGAGGGGTGACCTTGAAACCCTGTTGGCCATCCACGAGACCGTCAAAGGAATCAATCCTTGA
- a CDS encoding winged helix-turn-helix transcriptional regulator encodes MRKKTIPEAGKWPVCALASTRRAARLLTQFYDSYLAEYGIEAAQFALLMMVDAMAERGQAGIAQALGMDKTTLSRNLKVLRQRGWVESEAGSGDGRRRELSLTAEGRIVLAKARPGWRRAQDAFRRQLKGLELPQLLETMESVSRAAVDAGAAKR; translated from the coding sequence ATGCGGAAGAAGACGATTCCAGAAGCGGGGAAGTGGCCGGTATGCGCGTTGGCTTCGACGCGGCGCGCGGCGCGGCTGCTGACCCAGTTTTACGACAGCTACCTGGCCGAGTATGGGATTGAGGCGGCTCAGTTCGCGCTGCTGATGATGGTGGATGCGATGGCGGAGCGTGGGCAGGCAGGGATCGCGCAGGCACTGGGGATGGACAAGACCACGCTCTCGCGGAACCTGAAGGTGCTGCGGCAGAGGGGCTGGGTGGAGTCGGAGGCGGGTTCGGGCGACGGGCGGCGGCGAGAGCTTTCGCTGACCGCTGAGGGCCGCATTGTGCTGGCGAAGGCGCGGCCGGGGTGGCGGCGGGCGCAGGATGCGTTTCGCAGGCAGTTGAAGGGGCTCGAGTTGCCGCAGCTGCTCGAGACGATGGAGAGCGTCTCACGAGCCGCTGTGGATGCGGGGGCTGCGAAGCGGTAG
- a CDS encoding VOC family protein: protein MLAQCDLMGFIPITDAKRARAFYIDKLRLQFVSDDQFALVVRANGNDIRLAHMKTVTPAPYTICGWKVPDIETAAKTLTTSGVSFEKYPFVEDPSGIWTAPGGARIAWFKDPDGNILSISQHPPE from the coding sequence ATGCTCGCCCAATGCGACCTCATGGGCTTCATCCCCATCACTGATGCCAAACGAGCTCGGGCCTTCTACATCGACAAACTTAGACTCCAGTTCGTCAGTGATGACCAGTTCGCACTCGTCGTCCGCGCCAACGGAAACGATATCCGGCTTGCCCACATGAAGACCGTCACTCCCGCGCCCTACACCATCTGCGGGTGGAAGGTCCCCGACATCGAAACCGCCGCGAAAACACTTACGACATCTGGCGTCTCTTTCGAGAAATATCCCTTCGTCGAAGACCCTTCCGGCATATGGACCGCACCGGGAGGCGCAAGGATCGCCTGGTTCAAAGATCCCGACGGCAATATCCTGTCCATCTCGCAGCATCCACCCGAGTAG
- a CDS encoding DUF1641 domain-containing protein, protein MAVPLNFKPVPADPHFELQRRLEAAPREHAEALLVAYDILQAAHDKGLLDTVHGIVSARDTIAGKLSELAHTTEGETGIRNLLESAKLLASVDPSLLEQLTNAVRDASTEHLQERTPPSLWQIFKRATSEDGRRGLSFVTLLLTCLGAHKKHRA, encoded by the coding sequence ATGGCAGTTCCTCTGAACTTCAAACCTGTCCCCGCAGACCCGCACTTCGAGCTTCAGCGCCGCCTCGAAGCCGCGCCGCGCGAACACGCCGAAGCGCTGCTGGTCGCCTACGACATCCTTCAAGCCGCGCATGACAAGGGTCTGCTCGACACCGTTCACGGCATAGTCTCCGCGCGCGACACCATCGCCGGCAAACTCTCTGAGCTTGCACACACAACCGAAGGCGAGACCGGCATTCGCAATCTTCTCGAATCCGCGAAGCTGCTGGCCTCCGTCGATCCCTCTCTGCTGGAACAGCTCACCAATGCCGTTCGCGATGCTTCAACGGAACACCTTCAGGAACGCACCCCACCCTCGCTCTGGCAGATATTCAAACGCGCCACCAGCGAGGATGGCCGCCGCGGCCTGTCCTTCGTGACGCTTCTTCTCACCTGCTTAGGTGCACACAAGAAGCATCGTGCTTGA
- the fdhF gene encoding formate dehydrogenase subunit alpha → MAIERPLLNTPTEHSPNTKITIDGAAAPARAGELLIDLLNTWREAHGQAPHPQVCYHPRMGPIESCDTCMVEVDGKLARACGTRVTSGMNVVTASATVDIAQREAFDRILQNHQLYCTVCDNNNQNCTVHNTTAVLDVKHQSRPYTPKPYPQDHSNPFYRYDPGQCILCARCVEACQDVQVNETLTINWESAHPRVLWDGGERIDGSSCVSCGHCVTVCPCNALMEKSMLGHAGYLTNLPAKVLDDMIDVVKAIEPPIGYGPILALSEMEAEMRHARVKRTKTVCTYCAVGCSFEVWTRDRHILKIEPTHGPANGISTCIKGKFAWGHINADDRLTKPLKRQGDTFVEVSWDEALDLIEQRFTQIKNDHGADALAFIASSKCTNEESYLMQKLARAVIGTNNVDNCARYCQNPATMGLQRTVGYGGDSGSIADIEQAGLVLMIGCNPAENHPVLATRVKRSHKFRGQRLIVADLRKHEMAERADIFFRPNPSTDGVWLNAVAKYILDHNLHDRKFIQQWVNQFDEYKASLTPFTLEYAERITGVPQATLITVANEIAAANGTCILFAMGVTQHCGGSDTTSALSNLLLLTGNYMRPGAGAYPLRGHNNVQGASDFGSMPNVFPGYQKVDDAAVRAKFEAGWGVTLPTSTGKDNHQMIDAILDGSLKALYIKGEDTITSDSNANYVGRALSQIEFLIVQDINFSATASYADLVLPAAASLEKDGTFTSTERRIQRIYKVLEPLGESKADWEIIQLIANRMGAKWSYKHPSEIMDEIASLTPFFAGVSYTRLEGFNSLQWPVAADGTDSPLLFTERFPFPDGKARFYPTEYIPPSEESNGRFDLHLNNGRLLEHFEQGSMTYRTEGIREITPDAFVEVSPELARERDITTGTLVQLTSVYGRVRVKVLVSDRVQGKQLYMTLNTVTEPVNRLTSSYTDRATHTPAFKETAVSMTVLSGEAGASPLPQRNFRFGKRTPQSGVEIERKWARPDYHLPGTSPNDKLVQIKSTQV, encoded by the coding sequence ATGGCCATCGAACGCCCGCTTCTAAACACACCGACGGAACACTCTCCCAACACCAAGATCACTATCGACGGTGCCGCTGCTCCAGCGCGTGCCGGGGAGTTGCTGATCGATCTGCTCAACACCTGGCGCGAGGCCCACGGACAGGCTCCCCATCCGCAGGTCTGCTATCACCCGCGGATGGGGCCCATCGAAAGCTGTGACACCTGCATGGTTGAGGTCGACGGCAAACTCGCCCGTGCCTGCGGCACGCGCGTCACATCCGGCATGAACGTCGTCACCGCCAGTGCGACTGTCGACATCGCGCAACGCGAGGCCTTTGATCGCATCCTCCAGAACCACCAGCTCTATTGCACAGTCTGCGACAACAACAATCAGAACTGCACCGTACACAACACCACGGCCGTACTCGATGTAAAACACCAGTCGCGGCCGTACACGCCCAAGCCCTATCCGCAGGACCACTCCAACCCCTTCTATCGCTACGACCCCGGCCAGTGCATCCTCTGCGCCCGTTGCGTGGAAGCCTGCCAGGATGTCCAGGTCAACGAGACGCTCACGATCAACTGGGAGAGCGCACATCCGCGCGTTCTCTGGGACGGTGGCGAGCGTATCGACGGCTCCTCCTGCGTCTCCTGCGGACACTGCGTCACCGTTTGCCCCTGCAACGCGCTGATGGAAAAGTCGATGCTTGGTCATGCAGGTTACCTCACTAACCTACCGGCCAAAGTGCTCGACGACATGATCGACGTCGTCAAAGCCATCGAGCCTCCCATAGGCTACGGCCCCATCCTCGCGCTCTCCGAGATGGAAGCGGAAATGCGTCACGCCCGCGTCAAGCGCACCAAGACGGTCTGCACCTACTGCGCCGTCGGTTGCAGCTTCGAGGTCTGGACACGCGACCGCCACATCCTCAAGATCGAACCCACGCACGGCCCGGCCAACGGAATCTCCACCTGCATCAAAGGCAAGTTCGCCTGGGGACACATCAACGCCGACGATCGCCTGACGAAGCCACTGAAGCGGCAGGGCGACACATTCGTAGAGGTCTCATGGGACGAAGCTCTCGACCTGATTGAGCAAAGATTCACGCAGATCAAAAATGACCACGGCGCCGATGCCCTCGCCTTCATTGCCTCGTCGAAGTGCACCAACGAAGAGAGCTACCTGATGCAGAAGCTCGCCCGCGCTGTCATCGGCACCAACAACGTCGACAACTGCGCCCGCTACTGCCAGAACCCCGCAACCATGGGCCTGCAACGCACCGTCGGCTACGGCGGCGACTCTGGCTCCATCGCAGACATCGAGCAGGCCGGCCTCGTGCTCATGATCGGCTGTAATCCTGCAGAGAACCATCCCGTGCTGGCAACTCGCGTCAAGCGTTCGCACAAGTTCCGCGGCCAGCGTCTCATCGTCGCCGACCTTCGCAAACACGAGATGGCCGAACGCGCCGACATCTTCTTCCGCCCCAACCCATCCACCGATGGCGTATGGCTCAACGCAGTTGCGAAATACATCCTCGACCACAACCTGCACGACCGGAAGTTCATTCAGCAGTGGGTCAATCAGTTCGACGAATACAAGGCCTCTCTTACGCCATTCACGCTTGAATACGCCGAGCGCATCACCGGCGTTCCTCAGGCCACGCTTATCACAGTGGCCAACGAGATCGCTGCGGCCAACGGCACATGCATCCTCTTCGCCATGGGAGTCACGCAGCACTGCGGAGGCTCCGACACCACCAGCGCGTTGAGCAACCTCCTCCTCCTCACCGGCAACTATATGCGCCCCGGCGCTGGAGCCTATCCTCTGCGCGGCCACAACAACGTGCAGGGCGCCAGCGACTTCGGCTCCATGCCAAACGTCTTTCCCGGCTACCAGAAGGTCGACGACGCAGCCGTCCGCGCGAAGTTCGAGGCCGGGTGGGGCGTCACGCTGCCCACTAGCACGGGCAAAGACAATCACCAGATGATCGACGCCATCCTCGATGGCTCACTCAAGGCCCTCTACATCAAGGGCGAAGACACCATCACCTCCGACTCCAACGCCAACTACGTCGGCAGGGCCCTCTCGCAGATCGAATTCCTCATCGTCCAGGACATCAACTTCTCCGCAACCGCAAGCTACGCCGATCTCGTCCTCCCCGCTGCGGCATCGCTTGAAAAAGATGGCACCTTCACCAGTACGGAACGCCGCATCCAGCGCATCTACAAAGTGCTCGAGCCGCTCGGCGAATCGAAGGCCGACTGGGAGATCATCCAGCTCATCGCAAATCGCATGGGAGCGAAGTGGAGTTACAAACATCCCTCCGAGATCATGGACGAGATCGCGTCGCTCACTCCATTCTTCGCCGGCGTCAGCTACACGCGGCTCGAAGGCTTCAATAGCCTGCAATGGCCCGTCGCCGCCGATGGAACCGACTCGCCGCTCCTCTTCACAGAGCGCTTCCCCTTCCCCGACGGCAAGGCGCGCTTCTATCCCACGGAATACATTCCTCCGTCCGAAGAATCGAACGGACGATTCGATCTTCACCTCAACAACGGCCGTCTTCTCGAACACTTCGAACAGGGATCCATGACCTATCGCACCGAAGGCATCCGCGAGATCACGCCGGACGCCTTCGTCGAGGTTTCACCTGAGCTCGCGCGTGAGCGCGACATCACGACCGGCACTCTCGTGCAGCTCACGTCGGTTTATGGCCGGGTTCGCGTCAAGGTGCTGGTCTCCGATCGCGTGCAGGGCAAGCAGCTCTACATGACGCTCAACACAGTTACCGAGCCGGTCAACCGCCTCACCAGTAGCTACACCGACCGTGCAACGCACACGCCAGCGTTCAAAGAGACGGCCGTCAGCATGACCGTGCTCTCCGGCGAAGCCGGAGCAAGTCCGCTGCCGCAGCGCAACTTCCGCTTCGGCAAACGCACTCCGCAAAGCGGCGTCGAGATCGAACGCAAATGGGCACGCCCCGATTACCACCTGCCCGGAACATCGCCAAACGACAAGCTGGTGCAGATTAAATCAACCCAGGTCTAA